Proteins from one Chitinophaga oryzae genomic window:
- a CDS encoding 2,3-diaminopropionate biosynthesis protein SbnB, whose translation MLYLNAQHIMELGISWEDIQHDIVRCIRIADENDYAQPLKPYLKYGNPRNRIIAMPAYIGGDIAMAGIKWIASFPDNIKSGIPRANSVTVLNNAANGVPLCIINTSVISAIRTAGVSAVVLSAYRKASGNVRKKVGIVGYGPIGRLHSEMCQALLGDDMEQLLLFDIQHIDTGNLPLSLKEKTVVCDSWQQVYEAADIFITCTVASTPYIDLLPAKGTLHLNVSLRDYGLSAMRAFDVVIVDDWEEVCREGTNIQQLHQAGGFSSTDALTLSSVVSDGFSSRQLSNHAIIFNPMGLAVFDMTTASHYYRRAQKEQIGISLE comes from the coding sequence ATGCTCTATCTGAATGCACAACACATTATGGAATTGGGCATCAGCTGGGAGGATATTCAACATGATATTGTGAGGTGTATCCGTATCGCTGATGAAAATGACTATGCACAACCGCTTAAGCCATATTTAAAGTATGGTAATCCCAGAAACCGTATTATCGCAATGCCGGCATACATAGGCGGCGATATAGCAATGGCGGGGATTAAGTGGATTGCCAGTTTTCCGGACAATATAAAATCGGGTATTCCGAGGGCAAATTCGGTAACTGTCCTCAATAATGCCGCTAACGGAGTTCCTCTATGTATTATCAATACAAGCGTGATCAGTGCTATTCGTACCGCCGGCGTATCGGCAGTCGTGTTATCAGCCTATAGGAAGGCTTCCGGTAATGTAAGAAAGAAGGTGGGGATCGTCGGGTATGGTCCTATTGGCCGGCTTCATAGCGAGATGTGCCAGGCGTTGTTGGGGGATGATATGGAGCAGTTGCTGCTCTTCGATATACAGCATATTGATACCGGAAACCTACCCCTTTCCCTGAAAGAAAAAACGGTGGTTTGCGACTCATGGCAGCAGGTGTATGAAGCGGCGGACATCTTTATAACCTGTACGGTTGCCAGCACGCCCTATATCGATTTACTGCCGGCGAAGGGGACGCTGCATCTGAATGTTTCCCTGCGCGATTATGGCCTCTCCGCAATGCGCGCGTTTGATGTGGTGATCGTCGATGATTGGGAGGAGGTTTGCCGTGAGGGAACCAATATTCAGCAGTTGCATCAGGCAGGGGGCTTTTCGAGTACCGACGCACTCACGCTTTCATCAGTAGTGAGCGATGGATTTAGTTCCCGGCAGCTGTCCAATCATGCCATCATTTTTAATCCGATGGGCCTGGCGGTATTTGATATGACCACAGCCAGCCATTACTACAGAAGGGCACAGAAAGAACAAATCGGCATATCCCTGGAGTAA
- a CDS encoding ATP-binding cassette domain-containing protein produces MAGKGTYLEMLKVLQGRSKYFLPLLLILGGSNVVWNAGLLMLINKVLNRETLPYFGGQSWPLFIGLLVLSYWVSRLFQRYLIRISNELAFEYEMKLFNSLRSSSYENIMTLGTEKIYALMEDTQVVSEFPQHFIQLVNSAIIVAIGIIYLFTISVPAAALVLGVMLLLAALYFYKNIRIVQYLNETRSLSDSYHVSIRDLLNGFKEVKMSSRRNDNLYFKHLNKNRLVAKTLNYKILQGWLNNDLLGRYSWFLIIGVILYLLPSMFGMQTENITTFVVTLLFLSGPIGELIAFIPHYSRVAMAIGRLKVFDETIRHTHTSIMMKMHDDGGGAELAGSFSDIRLDNILYYHQQEDNNVFTVKLDHLTIRKGELVFVTGGNGSGKTTFINILAGLVQPREGDVSYNGIPVTEDLSQHYRNKFAVIFGDNHLFTENYDDAKISRENPQLMDLIEQMKLTDIIVINEERNKLETELSKAQRKRLAMIYALLEQKEILILDEWASDQDSHFKSYFYLQYLGRLKAMGKTIIAVTHDDLFFDCADRVIRFDYGRILYDRKVDRVALT; encoded by the coding sequence ATGGCTGGTAAAGGAACCTATCTGGAAATGCTGAAAGTGCTGCAGGGAAGATCCAAATATTTCCTCCCGTTATTGCTGATACTGGGAGGAAGTAATGTGGTCTGGAATGCAGGACTGCTGATGCTTATTAATAAAGTGCTCAACAGAGAAACGCTGCCTTATTTTGGAGGGCAGTCCTGGCCTTTGTTTATCGGGCTGCTGGTGCTGTCTTATTGGGTAAGCAGGCTGTTTCAGCGCTATCTGATCAGGATTAGCAATGAGCTGGCTTTTGAATATGAAATGAAATTGTTTAACTCCCTGCGCTCCTCCTCCTATGAGAATATTATGACGCTGGGAACAGAGAAGATCTATGCGTTGATGGAAGACACACAGGTGGTAAGTGAATTTCCCCAGCATTTCATTCAGCTCGTGAACTCAGCGATTATTGTGGCCATAGGTATCATATACCTGTTTACTATTTCTGTTCCTGCCGCAGCCCTGGTACTTGGCGTAATGCTGTTGCTGGCGGCGCTCTATTTTTATAAAAATATCCGCATTGTACAGTATCTTAATGAAACACGCTCTCTGTCTGATTCCTATCATGTAAGTATCCGGGATTTGCTTAACGGGTTTAAAGAAGTGAAAATGAGTAGCCGGAGAAATGATAATCTCTATTTCAAACATCTCAATAAAAACCGGCTGGTGGCGAAAACGCTTAATTATAAAATCCTGCAAGGCTGGCTGAACAACGATCTGCTGGGGAGATACAGCTGGTTTCTGATCATCGGTGTGATTCTCTACCTGCTTCCTTCCATGTTTGGTATGCAGACCGAAAATATTACCACATTTGTTGTCACACTGCTGTTTCTAAGCGGTCCTATCGGTGAACTGATTGCCTTTATCCCGCATTATTCCAGGGTGGCAATGGCTATCGGAAGATTGAAAGTTTTTGACGAAACCATTCGCCATACACATACAAGCATTATGATGAAAATGCATGACGATGGCGGCGGCGCCGAATTAGCGGGCTCTTTTTCAGACATCAGGCTGGATAACATACTTTATTATCATCAGCAGGAGGACAATAATGTGTTCACGGTTAAACTGGACCATCTCACCATCAGAAAGGGAGAGCTGGTGTTTGTGACCGGTGGAAACGGCAGCGGTAAAACAACCTTCATCAATATCCTTGCAGGGTTGGTGCAGCCACGGGAGGGAGACGTCAGCTATAACGGTATTCCGGTCACTGAAGACCTTAGTCAGCATTACAGAAACAAATTTGCCGTTATTTTCGGTGACAATCATTTGTTTACCGAAAACTATGACGACGCAAAAATCAGCAGGGAAAATCCACAGCTGATGGATCTGATAGAACAGATGAAGCTGACGGACATTATTGTGATCAATGAAGAGCGGAATAAGCTGGAGACAGAACTGTCCAAAGCCCAGCGAAAAAGACTGGCCATGATTTATGCATTGCTGGAACAAAAAGAAATCCTGATTCTGGACGAATGGGCGTCCGATCAGGATTCCCATTTCAAGAGTTATTTTTATCTGCAATACCTGGGCAGGCTGAAAGCTATGGGAAAGACTATTATCGCGGTTACTCACGACGATCTTTTCTTTGACTGTGCTGACAGAGTAATACGATTTGACTACGGGAGGATTCTGTATGACCGTAAGGTTGACAGGGTGGCGTTAACCTGA
- a CDS encoding triose-phosphate isomerase, with product MSDVPFVLVNFKQLTGKAATEVAVAFNELSLSIGRKYTIAVAVQPCDVGEVASNTDLPVFVHDIYSETPLYMLFNSGFFQSDRIGGILINHPQKRLGVKDMHRNFQCAKLKSISTIFAALDVAEAGRLNATYSPDYIAIENERLIGKELSIRNECPEVVDTAVRDIPNRILFGAGIRSAEDIQFVINNGASGVLLSSSVLAHHNPPVALRNMLDV from the coding sequence ATGAGTGATGTTCCTTTTGTCTTGGTCAATTTTAAGCAACTTACCGGCAAAGCCGCTACAGAAGTGGCCGTGGCTTTTAATGAGTTGAGTCTTTCCATAGGAAGGAAGTATACTATTGCAGTGGCGGTCCAGCCCTGCGACGTTGGCGAAGTTGCTTCCAATACTGATCTTCCGGTTTTTGTACATGATATCTACTCTGAGACGCCACTTTATATGCTTTTTAATTCAGGTTTCTTTCAAAGTGACCGGATTGGCGGAATATTGATCAACCATCCGCAAAAGCGCCTGGGGGTGAAAGATATGCACAGGAATTTTCAATGTGCTAAACTAAAAAGCATCAGTACCATTTTTGCGGCGCTGGACGTAGCCGAGGCAGGCAGGCTGAATGCCACCTATTCGCCGGACTATATCGCTATAGAGAATGAAAGGTTGATCGGAAAGGAGCTTTCTATCAGGAACGAATGTCCTGAAGTAGTGGATACGGCCGTCCGGGACATACCCAACCGCATATTGTTTGGCGCCGGCATAAGGTCTGCCGAGGATATACAATTTGTCATTAATAATGGAGCTTCCGGCGTACTGTTGTCAAGCTCCGTGCTGGCTCATCATAATCCGCCGGTTGCGCTCAGGAATATGCTGGATGTTTAA
- a CDS encoding threonine synthase has protein sequence MNNNVEVYQVCTNSNCGHTFDLSVMLFKCPDCGASLEYQMTGTYSGPSGDRSDLWAHFDMLPLSDPHHIISLGAGNSEIIHMEELSRELNGAELYLMCDSGKNPTGTFKDREASVIMSRCREIGLDNLVFYSTANTGRSYTHFAAHLGLTTYLFMPSQCAYKNTSFIRRNENNFIIYVDENYSRIAPYTKEFVAVNGLTAIAPMHDRIESYATVAYEQFNKLPDCKYFVQTIASGMGVIGFYKGHRNLLRMGVQSAEAIPKVICVQSEEMNIMSTAYNSGWPTLTDDHLPKVFRENLFEPTLNSTNPVNNYPQLKSTLDENNGIITDVSPKQALSEEPLIIRVLKERNISLRADLEKSLMIGYAGVVKLARQGRFKKGEKILLLSCGRGRDTTTDLLSPDAVIDTRKRDPADLYKQLSTPKEIYTSL, from the coding sequence ATGAATAATAATGTTGAAGTTTACCAGGTTTGCACCAACTCAAATTGCGGCCATACCTTCGATCTTTCTGTCATGCTTTTTAAGTGTCCGGATTGTGGCGCCTCACTGGAATATCAAATGACGGGCACATATTCAGGTCCGTCAGGCGACCGGTCCGATTTGTGGGCTCATTTTGATATGCTTCCGCTGTCAGACCCCCATCATATTATTTCTCTTGGAGCGGGAAACAGCGAAATTATCCACATGGAGGAGCTCAGCAGGGAATTGAATGGCGCTGAGTTGTACCTGATGTGCGATAGCGGAAAAAACCCTACCGGCACATTCAAGGACCGTGAAGCGTCTGTTATTATGAGCCGGTGCCGCGAAATAGGGCTGGATAATCTGGTCTTCTATTCCACCGCCAATACCGGGCGTTCCTATACGCACTTCGCTGCTCATCTGGGACTCACAACCTATCTTTTTATGCCCAGCCAGTGTGCGTATAAGAATACTTCCTTTATCAGGAGGAATGAGAACAATTTTATTATTTATGTAGACGAAAATTATTCACGAATTGCACCTTATACCAAAGAGTTTGTTGCGGTAAATGGTTTAACGGCCATCGCTCCGATGCACGACAGAATTGAATCCTATGCGACCGTCGCTTATGAGCAATTCAATAAACTGCCTGATTGCAAGTATTTTGTGCAGACTATAGCCAGCGGCATGGGAGTGATTGGTTTTTATAAGGGACACCGGAACCTCTTACGCATGGGAGTACAGTCGGCAGAGGCTATCCCGAAAGTGATCTGTGTCCAGTCGGAAGAGATGAATATCATGTCGACGGCCTATAACAGTGGGTGGCCCACATTGACGGATGATCATCTGCCAAAAGTGTTTAGGGAGAATCTGTTTGAACCGACGCTAAATTCCACTAATCCGGTTAATAACTATCCGCAGCTGAAAAGTACATTGGATGAAAACAATGGCATTATTACCGATGTCTCCCCCAAGCAGGCACTCAGCGAAGAGCCATTGATTATCCGGGTGTTAAAAGAGCGCAATATTTCTCTGCGGGCAGATCTTGAAAAATCCCTGATGATCGGTTATGCAGGCGTGGTTAAACTGGCACGGCAGGGCCGTTTTAAGAAAGGGGAAAAAATACTGTTATTGTCATGCGGAAGGGGAAGAGATACAACTACTGACCTGCTGAGTCCTGATGCGGTGATAGATACCCGAAAACGTGACCCGGCCGATTTATATAAACAGTTAAGCACACCGAAAGAAATATATACCAGCTTATAA